In Campylobacter sp. VBCF_01 NA2, one DNA window encodes the following:
- a CDS encoding RNA-binding S4 domain-containing protein yields MRVDKFLNSVNITKRRAISEDMCKSGVVYINGAVAKASKILKIGDIITIKFLEKDKSYQVLGFPATKNTPKSEQEKYVKEL; encoded by the coding sequence ATGAGAGTCGATAAATTTTTAAATTCAGTAAATATCACAAAAAGGCGCGCCATAAGCGAGGATATGTGCAAAAGTGGCGTAGTCTATATCAACGGCGCAGTGGCAAAAGCTAGCAAAATCCTAAAAATCGGCGATATAATCACCATAAAATTTTTAGAAAAAGATAAAAGCTATCAAGTTCTGGGCTTTCCCGCCACCAAAAACACGCCAAAAAGTGAGCAAGAAAAATATGTCAAAGAGCTTTAA
- a CDS encoding TonB-dependent siderophore receptor yields MRKIFGSAFALSLCAAAVLAQEVSETANEAQVLDEIAVVGSVGKGSGKVDFMSAGSSSVIESKKAIEERGATQLDEAVKYEAGFIGQPYGADLDTSDWLRLRGFEASVSLDGASAYKGGYFGISPDLYGYESIEVVKGANSLLYGSSYAGGVINLISKRPTLTPQGEIGAKFGSNHLRGVFFDVSDGFSENVKFRIVSDYEKKRGDINYTWNEHFFIAPSILFLLGDDTQLTLLSSFTHDAGTGSNGFFPYVGTMIPGAQGKISPSANLGALNDSLSRDQISVGYELAHSFNDKLKFESSYKFNRENKDQIGASVEYNMINDTDIAQDLLFVDASVNSHIFDNRISYEDEWGSVKNRLTLGVDYRDIRARGQYFYNYFVGTINVYNPVRTRLMANPALSFSNPNYDLDQSQLGFYLNDKIELFEKLNLTLGIRHDKAKATLNGDKSYDTDETTYQAGILYAFDSGFMPYFNYSESFMPQSGRTSSGEFYKPTTARQYEAGVKYLPSFIDGEFSLAYFDIEQRNVPYTDGSSFSSQAGKQVAKGVELGANVNLSENLNLITAYTHYNEAKINVDGFDYMTPTPLIPKDMLSGFLVYSMDLGGGHGLKMGAGVRYVGKSKSESSAWTSPRHDAVSVPSHTLIDAMAEYSYKDFSLRLNATNIADKEYVAGCNYWCYYGEGAKVTLTAKYSW; encoded by the coding sequence CGTTTGCGCTTAGTTTGTGTGCGGCGGCTGTTTTGGCGCAGGAAGTCTCTGAGACGGCAAACGAGGCGCAGGTTTTAGACGAAATCGCCGTGGTAGGCTCGGTAGGCAAGGGTAGTGGCAAGGTCGATTTCATGAGTGCTGGAAGCTCATCTGTAATCGAGAGCAAAAAAGCAATCGAAGAGCGTGGCGCGACACAGCTAGACGAGGCCGTAAAATATGAAGCAGGTTTCATTGGACAGCCTTATGGCGCGGATTTGGATACTAGCGACTGGCTTAGACTTCGTGGATTTGAAGCAAGTGTGAGCTTGGACGGCGCTAGTGCGTATAAGGGCGGATATTTTGGTATCAGTCCTGATTTATACGGATATGAGAGTATCGAGGTGGTAAAGGGCGCAAACTCGCTACTTTATGGCTCATCATACGCTGGTGGCGTGATAAATCTCATCTCTAAGCGTCCAACTCTCACTCCACAAGGCGAAATCGGCGCGAAATTTGGCTCAAATCACCTGCGCGGGGTGTTTTTCGATGTCAGCGACGGATTTAGCGAAAATGTGAAATTTCGCATTGTAAGCGATTATGAGAAAAAGCGTGGCGACATAAATTACACATGGAACGAGCATTTTTTCATCGCGCCTTCAATTTTGTTTTTGCTAGGCGATGATACACAGCTCACACTTCTATCTAGCTTCACGCATGACGCAGGCACTGGAAGCAACGGGTTTTTCCCTTATGTAGGCACGATGATACCTGGCGCGCAGGGCAAAATTTCGCCAAGTGCGAATTTGGGCGCATTAAACGATAGCCTATCGCGCGATCAAATTTCAGTTGGATACGAGTTGGCGCATAGCTTTAACGACAAGCTAAAATTTGAATCAAGCTATAAATTTAACCGCGAAAACAAAGATCAAATCGGCGCAAGTGTCGAGTATAATATGATAAACGATACCGATATCGCGCAGGATTTGCTCTTTGTCGATGCGAGTGTAAATTCGCATATATTCGATAACCGCATAAGCTACGAAGACGAGTGGGGAAGTGTGAAAAACCGCCTAACTTTGGGCGTGGATTACAGAGATATCCGCGCTAGGGGGCAGTATTTTTACAACTACTTCGTAGGCACTATAAATGTCTATAATCCAGTGCGCACTCGCCTAATGGCAAATCCGGCGCTATCGTTTTCAAACCCGAATTATGACTTAGATCAAAGTCAGCTTGGGTTTTATTTAAACGATAAAATTGAGCTGTTTGAAAAGCTAAATTTAACGCTTGGAATTCGCCACGATAAGGCTAAGGCCACACTAAATGGTGATAAAAGCTACGACACGGACGAAACCACATATCAGGCTGGGATTTTATACGCATTTGATAGTGGATTTATGCCGTATTTCAACTACTCCGAGTCTTTTATGCCACAATCCGGCCGCACGAGTTCGGGCGAGTTTTACAAGCCAACCACGGCTAGACAATACGAAGCTGGTGTGAAATATCTGCCAAGCTTCATAGATGGCGAATTTAGCCTAGCGTATTTTGATATAGAGCAGAGAAATGTCCCATACACTGATGGTTCGAGCTTTTCAAGTCAGGCTGGAAAGCAGGTAGCCAAAGGCGTGGAGCTTGGCGCAAATGTGAATTTAAGCGAAAATTTAAACCTAATCACCGCTTACACGCACTACAACGAAGCCAAAATCAATGTCGATGGTTTTGACTACATGACGCCAACGCCACTAATCCCAAAAGATATGCTCTCTGGCTTTTTGGTGTATTCTATGGATTTAGGAGGCGGACATGGCCTCAAAATGGGCGCTGGCGTGCGCTATGTGGGCAAAAGCAAGAGCGAGAGCAGCGCATGGACATCGCCTCGCCACGACGCTGTGAGTGTGCCGTCACACACGCTAATTGACGCTATGGCGGAGTATTCGTATAAGGACTTTTCGCTTCGTCTAAATGCGACAAATATCGCTGATAAGGAGTATGTCGCAGGGTGCAACTACTGGTGCTATTATGGCGAAGGAGCAAAGGTAACACTAACCGCGAAATATAGTTGGTAA
- a CDS encoding DUF6056 family protein has product MANKNSFYAYLFSCFAIFALVYYPAFFIPFHSDDYSYFLKGLSLEEHLKHYLNWSGRFITDYISSLCLNLLSKPVYMALNSLVLLVILICISIIPSIIAKEKFINSKSTTLLWASFFLYWLCNPNLGQTTFWLVGSANYLWTLMWASLYIIYLLNLVHNEIKLTTAKTFFLVVLAFFAGLSNEATGVSMVFFTFILFFIYKNQRKTLLIAFIATLSGFLILFFAPGNFKRLEHPNLENWRNLSFSGKVISHIFNRIPNGISGFWLAFCTIILSLFSLQILENREKKEKFWLFAFLFFVMAVFSFVVFVVSPVFMARSQNTFNFFIILSASFCIYEVLSLQDKKKILFIGFLFLVFVPYFALSWARFTYAVKQTSIQADIREEIILKAKNQGESEAKIPDWYFTKLVKDNDKFDLYQSPRMPQYYGIEKITWLPAKFNYAIIKTQKPILSQNLADNLKLNLFYDNAPRLFRNNRNLVFEFDKNILNIAKQGDNILYIYLFINDNEFLNAHTQINNFTQIGEKIYYVINLENFDIEKFKKINFGFYNSVSEKASAQFSINLKEQK; this is encoded by the coding sequence ATGGCAAATAAAAACTCATTTTATGCCTATTTGTTTAGTTGTTTTGCGATTTTTGCTTTGGTATATTATCCTGCATTTTTTATTCCATTTCATAGCGATGATTATTCATATTTTTTAAAAGGCTTGTCGCTTGAAGAACACTTAAAACATTATCTGAATTGGAGTGGTAGATTTATCACAGATTACATAAGTTCGTTGTGTCTAAATTTGCTTTCAAAACCTGTTTATATGGCGTTAAATTCGCTTGTGCTTTTGGTGATTTTAATCTGTATTTCGATAATCCCTAGCATAATAGCAAAAGAAAAATTTATAAACTCAAAAAGCACAACACTTTTATGGGCTTCGTTTTTTCTTTATTGGCTTTGTAATCCAAATTTAGGGCAAACGACATTTTGGCTTGTGGGTTCCGCAAACTACCTTTGGACGCTTATGTGGGCTAGTTTGTATATAATTTATCTGTTAAATTTAGTCCATAATGAAATTAAATTAACCACAGCAAAAACTTTTTTTCTTGTGGTTTTAGCATTTTTTGCAGGGCTTTCGAACGAAGCCACTGGCGTTAGCATGGTGTTTTTTACTTTTATATTATTTTTCATCTATAAAAATCAAAGAAAAACGCTTCTAATAGCCTTTATAGCGACATTAAGTGGATTTTTGATTTTATTTTTTGCACCTGGGAATTTTAAGAGATTAGAGCACCCAAATCTCGAAAATTGGCGTAATTTATCATTTTCTGGAAAAGTTATAAGCCATATCTTTAATCGTATTCCAAACGGAATTTCTGGTTTTTGGCTTGCTTTTTGCACGATTATTTTATCGCTTTTTTCGCTTCAAATTTTAGAAAACAGAGAGAAAAAAGAAAAATTTTGGCTTTTTGCATTTTTGTTTTTTGTAATGGCAGTATTTTCGTTTGTGGTTTTTGTAGTATCTCCTGTTTTTATGGCGCGTTCTCAAAATACATTTAACTTTTTTATAATTTTAAGTGCTAGTTTTTGTATTTATGAAGTTCTATCTTTGCAAGATAAGAAGAAAATTTTATTTATCGGCTTTTTATTTTTAGTTTTTGTGCCATATTTTGCTCTGTCGTGGGCTAGATTTACATACGCCGTAAAGCAAACTTCTATCCAAGCAGATATTAGAGAAGAAATTATTTTAAAAGCTAAAAATCAAGGCGAAAGCGAAGCAAAAATCCCTGATTGGTATTTCACAAAGCTAGTAAAAGATAATGACAAATTTGACCTTTATCAAAGCCCGCGAATGCCACAATACTATGGCATCGAAAAAATCACTTGGCTACCTGCGAAATTTAACTACGCTATAATAAAAACGCAAAAACCGATTTTATCGCAAAATTTAGCCGATAATTTAAAACTAAATTTATTTTATGATAATGCTCCAAGGCTTTTTAGAAATAACAGAAATTTAGTTTTTGAATTTGATAAAAATATCCTAAATATCGCCAAACAAGGTGATAATATACTATATATTTATCTGTTTATAAATGATAACGAATTTCTAAATGCTCATACACAAATAAACAATTTCACACAAATTGGTGAAAAAATTTATTATGTTATAAATTTAGAAAATTTTGATATAGAAAAATTTAAAAAGATAAATTTCGGGTTTTATAACAGCGTGAGCGAAAAAGCTTCGGCGCAGTTTAGCATAAATTTAAAAGAGCAAAAATGA
- the tsaE gene encoding tRNA (adenosine(37)-N6)-threonylcarbamoyltransferase complex ATPase subunit type 1 TsaE — MSKSFKLTLGEGEISQIAEILPRSGVILLNGTLASGKTTLTKAIALSHGIDPAAVSSPTFSLMQNYGQIYHYDLYNGGSEAMMNNGLIENLFEDGLHIIEWADENLIKFIEKYELDCCAVNIKVVGDKREYEVVYA; from the coding sequence ATGTCAAAGAGCTTTAAACTCACGCTTGGCGAGGGCGAAATTTCGCAAATCGCTGAAATTTTGCCACGCAGTGGAGTGATTTTGCTAAATGGCACGCTAGCAAGTGGCAAAACCACGCTAACAAAGGCTATCGCGCTATCGCACGGCATAGATCCAGCCGCTGTGAGTTCGCCGACATTTTCACTCATGCAAAATTACGGCCAAATTTACCACTACGACCTGTATAATGGCGGTAGCGAGGCGATGATGAATAATGGCTTGATTGAAAATTTATTCGAAGACGGGCTTCATATCATCGAGTGGGCGGACGAGAATTTGATAAAATTTATTGAAAAATATGAGCTGGATTGTTGCGCGGTAAATATCAAGGTCGTGGGCGACAAACGCGAATACGAGGTAGTTTATGCATAG
- a CDS encoding GtrA family protein, whose amino-acid sequence MTLIKYLLVGVLNTIVGFGLIFLLMWRGFSPEISNIIGYAVGICFSFVMNKIFTFKSKQISKTANLKEFLKFVSSMLIAWSLNFITLKICLKFGVNPYISQIISGAIYTITGYLLSKIWVFKKS is encoded by the coding sequence ATGACACTCATAAAATACCTGCTCGTGGGAGTTTTAAATACAATCGTCGGCTTTGGGCTAATCTTTTTGCTAATGTGGCGAGGGTTTAGCCCAGAGATTTCAAATATCATCGGTTACGCCGTTGGAATCTGTTTTTCGTTTGTGATGAATAAAATTTTTACATTTAAAAGCAAACAAATTTCCAAAACGGCGAATTTAAAAGAATTTCTCAAATTTGTAAGCTCCATGCTAATCGCTTGGAGCCTAAATTTTATCACACTTAAAATTTGTTTGAAATTTGGCGTAAATCCATATATTTCGCAAATCATCTCAGGTGCGATTTACACTATCACGGGATATTTGCTAAGTAAAATTTGGGTTTTCAAAAAGAGCTAA
- a CDS encoding glycosyltransferase family 2 protein — protein MDEFYKVTLGVLKQIQNEILSNLEYEFIFVDDGSRDNTAEKIKELHEKDSAVHLVKFSRNFGKEAAILAGFKHANGDMVVLMDADLQDPPSLISQMVKSYLDGYKIVYSKRKDRVGEGYVKSKFSEAFYQIFNRISGVKIESGVRDYRLMDKSVVAELLKMNEYHRFSKSMFAWVGFKKKCLEFDHEPRVAGETSWSFKKLFNYAVEGFVSFSTAPLRFAFIIGFFVSAFAFIYGAYVILRTLIFGVDLSGWASTIVIISFLGGIQLIVLGVIGEYIARIYEQVKNRPHFIIEEII, from the coding sequence TTGGACGAATTTTACAAAGTTACACTTGGTGTTTTAAAGCAAATTCAAAATGAAATTTTATCAAATTTAGAGTATGAATTTATTTTTGTTGATGACGGAAGCCGTGATAATACGGCAGAAAAAATCAAAGAACTTCACGAAAAAGACAGCGCCGTGCATTTAGTAAAATTCTCGCGCAATTTTGGCAAAGAAGCAGCTATTTTAGCAGGATTTAAACACGCTAATGGAGATATGGTAGTGCTAATGGATGCTGACTTGCAAGATCCGCCAAGCCTGATAAGCCAAATGGTAAAAAGCTATCTTGATGGCTATAAAATCGTCTATTCTAAACGCAAAGACCGCGTCGGCGAAGGCTATGTAAAATCAAAATTTAGCGAAGCTTTTTATCAAATTTTCAACCGAATTTCAGGCGTAAAAATCGAAAGTGGCGTAAGGGATTATCGCCTAATGGATAAAAGCGTAGTGGCTGAACTACTTAAAATGAACGAATATCACCGCTTCTCAAAATCAATGTTTGCATGGGTTGGATTTAAGAAAAAATGCTTAGAATTCGACCATGAACCACGCGTTGCAGGGGAAACCAGTTGGAGCTTTAAAAAGCTTTTTAACTACGCCGTTGAAGGCTTTGTGAGCTTTTCTACTGCACCACTGAGATTTGCCTTTATCATCGGCTTTTTTGTTAGTGCTTTTGCCTTTATATATGGAGCTTATGTCATTTTGCGAACGCTGATTTTTGGCGTGGATTTGAGTGGTTGGGCTAGCACGATTGTCATTATTTCGTTTTTGGGCGGAATTCAGCTCATCGTGCTTGGAGTAATTGGCGAATACATAGCACGAATCTACGAACAGGTCAAAAACAGACCACATTTTATAATCGAAGAAATCATTTAA
- the lptB gene encoding LPS export ABC transporter ATP-binding protein codes for MHRLEVKDLKKTIKGTPIIKGVSLEVENGEVVGLLGPNGAGKTTTFYMICGLISSTSGEILLDFKDISNVPLHKRAKLGIGYLPQESSVFKDLSVEENLMLAAEITYKDKKIAAEKVDEMLNLLNIEPIRERKGVSLSGGERRRCEIARSLMITPKFLLLDEPFAGVDPIAVSDIQNIVRSLKELDIGILITDHNVRETLAICDRAYVIKDGELLTSGTAKQVANDENVRKYYLGDNFKFDSEI; via the coding sequence ATGCATAGATTAGAAGTAAAAGATTTGAAAAAGACTATCAAAGGCACCCCGATAATCAAGGGCGTTTCATTAGAGGTCGAAAACGGCGAAGTCGTGGGCTTACTAGGTCCAAATGGCGCAGGCAAAACCACGACATTTTATATGATTTGCGGGCTGATTTCTAGCACGAGTGGCGAGATTTTGCTCGATTTTAAGGATATTAGCAATGTCCCGCTTCACAAACGCGCCAAGCTTGGCATCGGATACCTACCCCAAGAAAGTAGCGTTTTTAAGGATTTAAGCGTGGAAGAAAATTTAATGCTTGCCGCTGAAATCACCTATAAAGACAAAAAAATCGCAGCCGAAAAAGTCGATGAAATGCTAAATCTACTAAATATCGAGCCGATAAGAGAGCGAAAAGGGGTGAGCCTAAGCGGCGGCGAAAGAAGGCGTTGCGAAATCGCGCGAAGCCTGATGATAACGCCGAAATTTTTACTGCTTGATGAGCCATTTGCAGGGGTCGATCCTATCGCTGTTAGCGACATACAAAACATCGTGCGAAGCCTAAAAGAGCTTGACATCGGGATTTTGATAACCGACCACAATGTCCGTGAAACTTTGGCGATTTGCGATAGAGCCTATGTCATCAAAGACGGCGAGTTGCTCACTAGTGGCACAGCCAAACAGGTCGCAAACGATGAAAATGTGCGAAAATACTATCTAGGCGATAATTTTAAATTTGATAGTGAAATTTAG